The DNA region CACTGTTGCACAAATACGGAGTACGTATATCCAGCACGCTTGCGTTCGTGAGTCTGAGCACTCTTCCGCATAAAAAGTTCATTTAACCTATAATATGTTGCTCGGACCAGCGCCAACACAGGTATATTACGGGCACCCTTCAACACTGAGTTAATGCACTCGACAAGGTTCGTTGTCATATGGCCCCATCGATGTCCCTCGTTGAATGCCAATACCCAATGTCTGCGTCCAATGGCATCGCACCACCTGGCATATGCCTCGCCTCGCTCTTCCAACCTCTTATAGTTGATATTGTACTCCTCCACCATTCTTGAATACCCTATGTTGACAACAAGCTTTTGCAAGTGGGGGACTTTGAATGCCCTTAAGAAGTTACTGCCGATGTGTCTTATACAAAACATCCACCATGCTCTTGGAGGTTGCCAGTCGCCACCGGAACGATTTACTGCTGCCCGTATTGACTCATGTCGGTCTGAGATCATACCCACGCCGTCTTTTCTAACAACATACATTCGCAGATTTCTGAGAAAGAAGTGCCACACATCAGCTGTCTCCCCTTCTACCAAGGCAAAGGCGATAGGCACAATGTTCtggttcccatcttgtgcaacaTCGACTAGAAGTGTACCTTTGTATTTTTTGTATAGGTGTGTGCCGTCAACCTGAACCAGGGGCTTGCAATGCCTAAATGCCCTAatgcatggattgaaactccaaAATACACGATGAAGTATTTTTACACCTTGCGCCTCCTCATTTCCGTTGTACAGTGGACATGTTTCTATTTGGACAACTGAACGAGGCATCTTCTGCACCATGATCGAgagccaccatggcaaggcttggTAAGAATCCTCCCAACCACTGAAAATGTTGGCTATggacttctgctttgccaaccaagcctttcggTAACTGATGGTATAGTTGAACCTTGACTGGACTTCCGCAATTATAGATTTCACCTTGATGGACGGGTCCGTCTCGACCAATGGCCTTATAGCATCAGCAACTGTATCTGAGTCCAACTTGgaatgatcttgtgaaatcgttCCAATCGTGCACGTGTGCCTACCGTTGTATCTTCGTATCTCCCAACAACATTTTTTCTGTATCAAGctagctcggataagccagtcACATCCACGCCTGTacatcttgcattttgcatagaacgtctgtggctcagactcatacacctcATAGTCAACTCCTTTAGCAATAGTAAAACTTCTAATTGCTGCGACGACCGACTTTCTAGAACTGTATTCCATTCCAATCCGGAACTCCCCGTCCTCAGCATCGGTAATGCCTATgtcaacaaaattaaaaaatagtaaaaaaatttaaagttaaaatttaaaatacatatctttactaatattttaagaatattaagCTATTTTAATTTTCAGCGGTTCGGTTAGACCGGTTTACCGAGTTTGAACAGTTTTCATCGGTTTATTTTTGGTTTGACCGATTCATACCGGTTCGTTTCCTTATTCGATTTAATTAACCTCCCGGACCGGTTTAACGTTTGGTTCACCAGTTTTCCGATCGAAcaggccggtccggtccggttatGACAACACTGTTTATTGCTCAATCGAACgtataaactaacaaaaacttaTTATTTAGTCACCACGTACCTATGTTTGTATATTCTGGAAACTCGGGGGCATGCATGGCCTCGAGATTCAACTCACGCATAAAAGGTGGAACGTCCATCGGTTGACTGCTCGACGGACGAACCACTACATTCTCTGCTGCTGCCTCAACTCCCGCATCACCATCCTCATCTTCGTCACCGGCCTCATAAGTGGCTTCGAAGTCCTCTTCACTGTCACTATTCATTCCTTCGTACACTGCACCTCTATCATCATGTATATCTGTATCATTCTGAACTGCCACTGCCTCTACAGTTTCAAACTCAACGTACACCTCAATCTGTGGGTGTCGCATTTGAGTCTGCCGGTGAATTTGAAACATGTTCTGCATACTCGCTTCATCAGTGATCGGCATGACatcaaactgtattagaccaccaaaaactACAATCGGATTTTGGTATAGAATTCTGCTCACTCTCATTAACGTACTGTTCTCCATGCTTTTACAGAGGCCGTTCTGCAGCTCCATTAACGTCATCGTGCATGGAACcacaaatgaaaataaattttgggACACAAACCTCACTCCCTCATCAGTATTATGTATTATCTCACCGTTGCTATACACCACCAAGTTTGTGGTGCCCTCCATTGCACTAACAATAGCCTCAAAGAACACTCAAATCTTCTTCAGCATGCAAATGCTATCGAGCTCTGCCTTATATAGAGAGGTGCACTTAACACGCCCTCCACGTGCTGCCTGCCTCAACCAATCACGCTTTGACACGTGTCAGAACGCCCCCGTGCTCATTCAGCACGCCCCCCACGTGCTGCATACGTGGACCAATGCATGTTCGCCACGTCAGCACGCCCCCTCCCCACGTGCTTCCCCACCTGAGCCAACCAGGTTTTGCCACGTCAGCACGCCCCCTGCGTGCTTCTCCGTCTGAGCCATCCAGGTATCGCCACGTCAGCACGCCCCCTGCATGCTGACTAAGCACGCCCCCTGCGTGCTGGCTTGTTGGCGCAACCTCATCCAGCCACGTCGCTTCCACGCCCCCCACGTGGTTCAGGCAACACGCCCCCTGCGTGTTGCACTACCATCTGACACGTTCACATACTTGCAATACACACAGTATACCCATTTTCAGCcaatacaccaaaattttttccATATCTAAATTAATGAGCCAATACTTTGCGATAGATTTATAGATCCTTGAAGAAAAATATAGCAAATTACTAAAAACTGCAATGGTGGACATATATGTGTCTTAGCTTACGGAATGGTATGAAAGATTGATGATAGAAAAAGTATTGCAATTTTgcaaaaatctagttgttttaatattttgttaaggATTTATTTGGTATTCTTTGAAAAATTTATGTTTATcacaaaatgttttaaaaaattaattgttatttCATTTTTTAGAAAAACATATAAGtagtaattataattaaattttgcttttttttatttaatccaAAAGTGACGATGAACAAAAATGTAGCGatgctttttttctttctctgatGCCAAATCGGTATGGGACCGTATTTGTGGGAACCATGTATATGTACATCAATTATGTTAGATGTTGTTCATATTCTGATCCAATAAATAAGAGTCAGGTCTAATAAGAATAAAAGGTCCAATCTTAGAAGGTGGCCTCTATCCATActcgacctctttaaagaggtcggacacCAACAGATGCCTTTGGGTATCTTTTCGTTACGTCAAGAAGAAAGATCTCAACAGACTCCCAAGATAAAAGGAATAGTTATCTATCAACAAAGAGGGAACTACTCTAACAAAAGTGGTTATCAATTCTATTATAAGTACACTGGCATTCCTAAGTATAATTTACGTTTTAATCTACTGAAAATCTACTTAAattccttgctaacttaagcattggagtctttTGCAGGTACTATCCCCCACCTCTTCACAAGGAATTTGGACAGGCGACACCTCGGCACTAAAGACGTCGGACGCTGCCTTATCAAAAAACATGGACCTCACGTTCAGACTCAAATCAACGTTTCAGATAACTCTTAGAACaggtgtatattaaaatcagtcattaaaattaattactaatataaaatatatattaaaatataaatatatat from Arachis hypogaea cultivar Tifrunner chromosome 10, arahy.Tifrunner.gnm2.J5K5, whole genome shotgun sequence includes:
- the LOC112717804 gene encoding uncharacterized protein, encoding MTLMELQNGLCKSMENSTLMRVSRILYQNPIVVFGGLIQFDVMPITDEASMQNMFQIHRQTQMRHPQIEVYVEFETVEAVAVQNDTDIHDDRGAVYEGMNSDSEEDFEATYEAGDEDEDGDAGVEAAAENVVVRPSSSQPMDVPPFMRELNLEAMHAPEFPEYTNIGITDAEDGEFRIGMEYSSRKSVVAAIRSFTIAKGVDYEVYESEPQTFYAKCKMYRRGCDWLIRASLIQKKCCWEIRRYNGRHTCTIGTISQDHSKLDSDTVADAIRPLVETDPSIKVKSIIAEVQSRFNYTISYRKAWLAKQKSIANIFSGWEDSYQALPWWLSIMVQKMPRSVVQIETCPLYNGNEEAQGVKILHRVFWSFNPCIRAFRHCKPLVQVDGTHLYKKYKGTLLVDVAQDGNQNIVPIAFALVEGETADVWHFFLRNLRMYVVRKDGVGMISDRHESIRAAVNRSGGDWQPPRAWWMFCIRHIGSNFLRAFKVPHLQKLVVNIGYSRMVEEYNINYKRLEERGEAYARWCDAIGRRHWVLAFNEGHRWGHMTTNLVECINSVLKGARNIPVLALVRATYYRLNELFMRKSAQTHERKRAGYTYSVFVQQWIEVSMQQAGNIVVHRFDRRNEVFEVRKITTGNVLVLDLARRTCDYGHFQVERIPCRHVIACCANQRLDWQLYVHDVYKMTEVREVYRFEFTPLGDPDTWPAYEGPTLVANPRLRRTSKGRPKLTRYLNEMDSRDIRGPQICRLCGAQGHSRSRCPQRTGPSGAGS